CACCGATACGTCTGCGCTGGAACGCGCTGGCGACGCTCAACTCGTGCAGATGCACTTCGCGCCCGATCCGCCGCGTGGCTGCGAACCCAACCACGGTATCCTCGCTCAACGCCGTCAGGCAGTGGCGCTGGCGGATCATCTCACGGTATTCTTCGGGGCTGCGGCTTGGCGGAACCGGCAGGCCCGCAAGGCTCGGCTCCTCTTTCAAGAGCTGCGCCGCATCTTCCTCGACATCGTGAAACGCCTGCGCATCTTCTGGCCGCGCGAGCCGCAGCGACCAGTCGCTTCGCCCGCTCATTCCTCCGTCCGGATCAGCACCGTCTCACCCACCAGCAAGAACAGGAAGAACGGTGCCCAGGCAGCGAGGAAGGGCGGGTATCCACCGAAACTGCCCATCGCCAACGCGGCATTGTCGATCACGAAATAGGCAAAGCCCAGTGCCATCCCGATAATTGCCCGCACGAACAGCTGGCCCGAGCGTGCGAGACCGAAGGCGGCAACCGAGCCGAGCAACGGCATCAGCAACGCCGAAAGCGGACCGGAAATCCGGTGCC
The Erythrobacter sp. JK5 DNA segment above includes these coding regions:
- a CDS encoding GNAT family N-acetyltransferase translates to MSGRSDWSLRLARPEDAQAFHDVEEDAAQLLKEEPSLAGLPVPPSRSPEEYREMIRQRHCLTALSEDTVVGFAATRRIGREVHLHELSVASAFQRRRIGATLINALKVDCRNAGVRAITLHTYRDIPWNAPFYERHGFVTVEDLDAYPRLAAGLEAAVEFGLPRDRRCAMICFLD